ggccgtcggattgaatgaattgaagaagatcaatgacaaaaaattaatactGCCATGTTTTGTTAACGCAAATGGAAATCGTTACAATTTTTTACTTTGGAAAGAAGCGGGTCTCTGGATAAACCTTTTGGTTAAAACCCAAATGGAATTTGTTACGAAATTAAATGTAttcaattattttctatttaaaaaaaaataaatacacacTTTATTTAACCTCTTGCACATtcatttttatcatatatttctgtttaatttatttaatttgataacaaaaaaaatgaagaactgTAATAGTGTGAAAGTCTCTCTTCTTTGGTCAATATATCTCTTTCTAGTCAGATGTTTTAAGAGAGTaagtcaaaagaacaaaaaatgatATTGACTTTTGCAGCCTCACTAAACTTTAAAGAGAATTCCAAAATTTACTCCTACATTATAGTATTATACACAATATTCATATAGATTTTCAGTTTGCCACGGTTATCCGTCTCCAATAATTTTTCATCTCTATCATATCTCAGCTAACAAAAGAAATATATTTAGACGAATAAAGATGAAAATTTATTGAAATCACATCAATCGTCCGATCCTCAAATCATATATGTGaaaattctttaatttattaaaatcgcATCAACTGTTAAGACTCATATTTAGTAATTTCTATCTTCGGCTAAAACTCAATGTTAACAAGGGCCCAAGATTGAAGAAAATTTGGATTGGAACAATTGAATCACGTCAGCCGTCCGACCCtcgttttttaaaatataactcCTGAATTTGGTCCAAGCCAACCTCACCTTTTACACACCCGCTCATGAGTCTACTACGGTACTACCTTGTACGGCGTCGGCACATAATAATCTTTCCAAGGGTTGGTTAAGGTGTAAGTGTGCTGGTAAGGCACGTCCATAGGTCTTCAAAAATAATGATTACGATTATGATAGGTCAAAAATTTGATACGCTCCATAAATGTATGCTTGACAGAAGAATTGAAGTGCTCCGAAATAGCGGAGATTATTGTTGGTTTCACGATATCTTACATTAAACCTTTGTTTTGTAACAAAATTGGATGGTAATAACCATGCATAATTAGACTACAGAGGCTACGTGATGTTCTAGCCGAACCCCATCTTCGTTTGCAGCCCTCGGATGGTCTAATGCGCAGAATTCGACAGGAACCCCGATCTTCAACTTGTTCGTTGGGGTTCCTTGAGCGGAATTGACAGAATAATACTGATATGTGAAAAGCAAAAGACTTCCCTTCTTTACGATCAATCATAATGAAGATGGTGTTTCCTCCTTTTGCACCTATTGACGTACCAACTGGCATGTTTCTGGAGGCCCATGCCTATCAACACCTTCAGGCTTGTCAGCATGACATACGTCATCGCGAAAAGGACGAGAGTCCAAAATAGTTTCCACGGTAGGGGACTGTAGGGAAGGTGAGCAGCATATACGGGAGTAAGCACTCGGATGACCTACAACAAAGATGACAATACCGTTCAGGATTATCTCATAATCATCGATATTGATAAACATTATTCGCACTCAAAATTGAACATTCCATTTTCAACACAGCTCAAATCTCATATCAGAACCCTAATTCTTGTAGCTGGGCAATAAGCGAACTTTTCTACgcatgaatttttcttttgtctctACCATGAAAAGTGGGGATGACTTCAAACCGTGAAAATCAACATCAAGATAAGTAAAAACGAGTGGCTTACCACACAAGCTGGTGCCAGAGGAATGAACGTAAGATTTTTCTTTGAACCCTCTGATTGTATATTTAAAGTCTGACGAGAAGAAAACAGAGGGTCAGATTTCTATATAACCatctaaacatactaaacatccCATAACAACTGACCTACACTCCTTTAAAAAAAGTCACCCGCAACTTGGGAGAAAAGAATACCTGCTTGCATAGGTCTTCAAGAAACTCCGAGTAAGCAATAGGCTTAATGTCATTGAACTTAGCAATGAATGAGTGCTTTACGATATCGATAATCATCTCACAGACGTATACTATGAGAGCATTCTGCAGTAAACAGATGTAAAAACAGTGATCAAAATGTTTGCTGCGCAAcaaaattttctcttttataAAGAACAGTTTCTCGTCAAATGTTAAGGTCAACTTACAGAAAGGAAACTTTCGAACCAGGGACCTTCAGCCTCAAGAATGTTTTGAGCTAAAACAAATAAGACGAATGCTGAAATGTGGAATCTCTCTACTGAATCTGGTTGcaagaaaccaaaaataaaacaaaatttcagaTCAAATGAAAAGATTAAGCCCAAGAGAAACTAGAAAACAAATATGACATTAAGATTTATGCCTGCATCTTTTTTCTGTAATCATCACACAATATCGGCAACAGACCTAATTGTTCTGTGCAACAAACCATAAGCAACTGAGGTAAAAGCTTCCAAGATTTTGTCTAGTCTATGCAATAGAATAGGTCTGTGACAAATTGACAATATATAACCAAAATGTTGCATTTTTTATACCCACAATATGATCTATATTTTGGTAGTTGAATATGGATACGGTGCAGCAAATGTTAAACAGCCTTACCATACTATCAGTGTATTAGAAGGAATGCATCAGAAAACAGCAATGTCAGAGAAGGTGGTAATTTTATTTTCGGCCAGCAAACTTAAAACGTTTTGCAGTGGGTAAGACTaaaagtttgtgtttttgtaAACTATTGAAAATGCAAAAATGCAACAGAAAACAGGAATGTCATCCATATAGACCGTAAAATAACAGAAAGATAACTCACCGAAGTATACCAGACTATGAATGTTGTCCTTGCTATATCGCTTAAACACATTGCTTTTTATCTCAGAAAAATTATTGGACACCAGCAAAGCCCACAAGGCATTATTGTGAGCAACTATGCAGGTTGACAAAGTAATCGCCTGAGCTAATAAGATAAACGCATGAATAAGTACATACGGTTAAGGAACTCTGTAGGTTATGCATGAAAAGTGGGGTAAAAAATCTATGAAGAAAATGATCTTTCCAAAGGATATTTGTGGCAGCCACAGCTAAAGCTTGGTCGCAAATGAATCTCCAAACCCAGAATCTCATGTTTTCTGGTGGACAGCTTGCAAGTCCATCTGCTGAGTTAAATAGAGTTTGCAATACATCTGGGTTAAAACTTTGGCATAGTTTATCAAATATCTGCAAAGTACAAAGAAAGCAACTTAGACACTGCTGACAACAACTATGGTtctaagatatatatatattacagtGATATTGTGTTTCGCCTCAGCCTTTTTGCCTTTCAGAAAGATGGACTACATTTATGTTCTGAAGAGgaaattgaaaaacataaatgCAACTAGTGTCAAAACTAAAATCATATGATCAATAACATAATTACCTCCAACACGTTGTACACCACATATAATTTGATTGTTCCTTGACCACGGATCATGTGGTATATTAAGCTGATATCTGACGGAAGCAAATAAATAGTACAATCAGTACACTACATCCAACTCTTGCTCTAATCAATGGACCCAGTCATCAGGCTATAAAAATATCCATAAACTGGTTGAATAAGACATTACTACATGAAAGAATAACTCCATCATCTTCTTACTCACCTGTTTGCTCCAAGAGAGTGACTCCACAAGCCATTATAGTAAAACACCCAAAATCAGACAGCTCTGCTGCAGATGGCCTCTTAAACTGCCTGCCGCAGGTATGGTTAGGTTACGTTGTAAATATCTTCGCATTCATTACGGTTTAACAAAAtttcacacaaaaacaaaagcagCATGATAACAGAAATTACACTACACTGGTACAAACTTCAAAGCACCCGAATGACTCAGCCGGTATGAATGAAAGAACCAAACTTTACGAAATTATGAGACAAACCCAGAAGGGGCAAGTGAAGAGAAAATCTAACCTTGACTGTATAGTCCTCCAAACAGTCATCAAAATTCTTGTTGGCATGATA
This Pyrus communis chromosome 6, drPyrComm1.1, whole genome shotgun sequence DNA region includes the following protein-coding sequences:
- the LOC137737615 gene encoding protein POLLEN DEFECTIVE IN GUIDANCE 1-like, encoding MALRSNGRNLSFEILSRNSSLDDQHDHAIFHRSNSDPAQSDQSTNSKFARRKRKKKKKTPATAHASIPESPTAIYGVVSNSFDVISETTNRETGDVHGNGLEFNYSVQTVLLPVTTEVVDPEFQGLHGTAELRQRTVIGSGGGVVEETETASSRIESQAKEESAAEGGSASKQRSELSGNVIPKLQTAESLDWKRLMAEDPNHLFSVDKSPVQYFMEEMSNGNALRSTTTLGNEKERERVYDTIFRLPWRCELLIDVGFFVCFDSFLSLLTIMPTRILMTVWRTIQSRQFKRPSAAELSDFGCFTIMACGVTLLEQTDISLIYHMIRGQGTIKLYVVYNVLEIFDKLCQSFNPDVLQTLFNSADGLASCPPENMRFWVWRFICDQALAVAATIIHAFILLAQAITLSTCIVAHNNALWALLVSNNFSEIKSNVFKRYSKDNIHSLVYFDSVERFHISAFVLFVLAQNILEAEGPWFESFLSNALIVYVCEMIIDIVKHSFIAKFNDIKPIAYSEFLEDLCKQTLNIQSEGSKKNLTFIPLAPACVVIRVLTPVYAAHLPYSPLPWKLFWTLVLFAMTYVMLTSLKVLIGMGLQKHASWYVNRCKRRKHHLHYD